One Hordeum vulgare subsp. vulgare chromosome 4H, MorexV3_pseudomolecules_assembly, whole genome shotgun sequence DNA window includes the following coding sequences:
- the LOC123450958 gene encoding histidine-containing phosphotransfer protein 2-like: MADAALRDRLNTLVTSMFATGMLDENFHQLKSMEEDGTAAPGYVADIINLFISNTKRILNDIAALLNQPVVDFDMVDVLVRQLKGCSYSVGAKKVNHSCMQFRRFYEARSKERCLMALNLAWNEFSDVRSKFETMMQLEEQIAAYGPKW, from the exons ATGGCAGATGCAGCGCTCAGGGACCGTCTGAACACCCTTGTCACATCGATGTTCGCCACG GGCATGCTGGACGAAAATTTCCACCAACTCAAGTCGATGGAGGAGGATGGCACCGCAGCCCCGGGCTACGTCGCCGACATCATCAACCTCTTCATCAGCAACACCAAAAGGATCCTCAACGACATCGCCGCCCTGCT GAACCAGCCCGTGGTTGACTTCGACATGGTGGACGTCCTAGTGCGTCAGCTCAAGGGGTGCAGCTACAG TGTTGGTGCTAAGAAAGTGAATCACTCCTGCATGCAATTCCGTCGGTTCTATGAGGCAAGAAGCAAAGAAAG GTGCCTCATGGCGTTGAACCTTGCTTGGAATGAGTTCTCTGATGTGCGCAGCAAGTTCGAGACTATGATGCAG CTGGAGGAGCAGATCGCCGCTTATGGTCCAAAGTGGTAG